GGCTCGCTATGGAAGGCCCTTCCCTTCCCTCTCTCTGTTCGGGCCATGCTCAGGCAGTCTTTTCTCTTCTCTTCCCGCAAAAAAAGTCTTTTCTCTTCATGATCTGAACATGTTGAAGGCCATTATTTCTCCACTGCCGGAGTCTAGCCTCCCTCCGTGGGATGCCATGGAGATGAAACTCCCCTCGACGAAAGTGGGTACCAATCCCTCCTCCCCTACCcttgtcttcttcttcatctCCAACATCTGATGTCTGCTTGTATTGTGTCAAGGAATTCAAGGGCatgtgggagagagaggaggtcCATGGAGAAGAAGCTCTGCTCCAACCCTCCCTGCCTCCTAATACAAGATGTCTTTTTTTGTGTGTGCTTGTATTGCAGCAGCCATGTGCGTATCAAAAAAAGGGTCCAGTTTGCAGCAGTCACATGATATGGACATGTTTTTTCATCACAATtggatttttggatttactaggcaaattggtggtggttgttgttgttgttgttttagcagcagcagcagcaggcggAGTGACGATGTTGGCTATGTGCAGGCCATGGAGGCTTTGATGAGCACGAGGGGAAGGCCGCTGCTTCAACCCCGTTAAGGTCTGCTGCTTCGAATTGTCCCTGATCGGTCGATTTCTTCTTGCTTTCCCGTTAAGGATTTCTTCTTGATGTTTATATTATTGGATTGCCTGTATATTTTGTAACCCGTGGAGTTAGTATGACCTGCCTGGCAACCTGTATTTTACTGGAGAAAATGTTGAACAGTATGCTTGTTATTTTGAATGCTTGCGGCAAAGGGATGGGCTTGCACCCTTTTATGTTCTAGACTAGGCATGCTAATGAAAACATTCCCGTACATGTAGGTCATGTGCATATAAACTCCACTTCTTATATTACTTATCTATCCTTTAACAGCTTACGTGTGGGatttgcttcggaagttgtccacGTGAGTCAATGGGTGCTGCttcatgtgggcatcctttctgtgGTGTATGTTGGAGAGGTTTCGTTCTCTTGTTATCCCCTTGCTTTGGATGGTCATACTTTACACCGCTCTTGCCTATATAATTGTGCCATGAATATGCAGGTTACACACCTGATGATGTTTACGGCTAGGCACAGGAACAAGCAGAGGCCGAGGAAGTGCGGGCACGCGCAGCTGGCCTTGGCAGGTGTAGGAACCGTGCGAGGAAGGTTCAGCGCGCTGCACAAGTCGGGCCACGCCCGGAGCGCCGTGCCAACGCATGTGTGCGTGG
This sequence is a window from Aegilops tauschii subsp. strangulata cultivar AL8/78 chromosome 7, Aet v6.0, whole genome shotgun sequence. Protein-coding genes within it:
- the LOC109763389 gene encoding uncharacterized protein gives rise to the protein MAGVQTMARYGRPFPSLSLFGPCSGSLFSSLPAKKVFSLHDLNMLKAIISPLPESSLPPWDAMEMKLPSTKEFKGMWEREEVHGEEALLQPSLPPNTRCLFLCVLVLQQPCHGGFDEHEGKAAASTPLSLRVGFASEVVHVSQWVLLHVGILSVVYVGEVTHLMMFTARHRNKQRPRKCGHAQLALAGVGTVRGRFSALHKSGHARSAVPTHVCVVGGLAKICILRLHLHHGHKQGLIGGSW